Proteins from a genomic interval of Plasmodium reichenowi strain SY57 chromosome 13, whole genome shotgun sequence:
- a CDS encoding hypothetical protein (conserved Plasmodium protein, unknown function) — translation MNLINKGFTYNIFHHKWLLKRCNCRGIASYKNIEESLYNIKEKKKHVNILSLVISNNNLCYCLLKNQIIKKIGLINIKKDIYSYEENDFMRNKVDYTLATQERSEEKQKQQNRKVEKTKILERQKKNLRYNCEKEENPLSFNIKEILTMLNFIKLYSNGKGHTENERDENNNVQHDIKNDHLKYDDKNNNVQHDIKNDHLKYDHENNNVQYDIKKDHLKYDHENNNVQYDIKNDHLKYDHENNNVQYDIKNDHLKYDHENNNVQYDIKNDHLKYDDKSNNLQHDIKNHHLQYDDKNQNFFHISKCSIKKDSENNLPEQIRQNMKNIEKKTYDEKSEKKEEWIIGIEKVNDKYEKNKLKEKILSIIVYFLQSIFDCKILFFCPKEARNHFSNKCNYELNSREETYKYIKNKIKNFPCIQNDDNNINCLFSDSYVISFYTYRYYMYELVKNNRTIFNYLEKQVRKNKNFHYILQTLQKTKNKKNKTDLTDLLKDKINKIIDVETYKLVDKFMF, via the coding sequence atgaacttaataaataaaggTTTCAcgtataatatttttcatcaCAAATGGTTGCTTAAAAGATGTAACTGCAGGGGAATAGCaagttataaaaatatagaagaatcgttatataatattaaagaaaaaaaaaagcatGTTAATATTTTGAGCTTAGTtataagtaataataatcttTGTTATTGCTTATTAAAAAAtcaaattattaaaaaaataggATTAAtcaatattaaaaaagatatcTATTCttatgaagaaaatgattTTATGAGAAATAAAGTAGATTACACACTTGCTACACAAGAAAGAAGtgaagaaaaacaaaaacaacAAAATAGAAAAGTGGAGAAAACTAAAATATTAGAAAGgcagaaaaaaaatttaagaTACAATTGTGAAAAGGAAGAAAATCCTTTAAGCTTTAATATCAAGGAAATATTAACAATgttaaattttattaaattgtATTCAAATGGTAAAGGACATACGGAAAATGAACgagatgaaaataataatgtacaacatgatattaaaaatgatcatttaaaatatgatgataaaaataataatgtacaacatgatattaaaaatgatcatttaaaatatgaccatgaaaataataatgtacaatatgatattaaaaaggatcatttaaaatatgaccatgaaaataataatgtacaatatgatattaaaaatgatcatttaaaatatgaccatgaaaataataatgtacaatatgatattaaaaatgatcatttaaaatatgaccatgaaaataataatgtacaatatgatattaaaaatgatcatttaaaatatgatgataaaagtaataatttacaacatgatattaaaaatcatcatttacaatatgatgataaaaaccaaaatttttttcatatctCAAAATGTAGTATAAAAAAGGACAGTGAAAATAATTTGCCTGAACAAATCAGGCagaatatgaaaaatatcGAAAAAAAGAcatatgatgaaaaaagTGAGAAAAAGGAAGAATGGATAATAGGAATAGAAAAAGTAAATGACaaatatgaaaagaataaattaaaagaaaaaatattatccataattgtatattttttacaatcTATATTTGATTGTaagatattatttttttgtcCTAAAGAAGCTCGTAACCATTTTAGTAATAAATGTAATTATGAATTGAATAGTAGAGAAGAgacatataaatatataaagaataaaataaagaatttCCCTTGTATacaaaatgatgataataacataaattGTTTATTTAGCGACTCTTATGTTATATCGTTTTATACTTATagatattatatgtatgaaCTTGTAAAGAACAACAGAacaatttttaattatttagaAAAGCAGGtaaggaaaaataaaaatttccATTACATCTTACAAACCTTACAAAAAAcgaaaaataaaaaaaataagacCGACCTAACGGATTTGTTGAAggataaaattaataaaattattgaTGTAGAAACATATAAGTTGGTTGATAAGtttatgttttaa
- a CDS encoding U3 snoRNA-associated small subunit rRNA processing associated protein, putative has protein sequence MKCSAYENKTEEDTCKGDNVRYNSKGGISKDLLYRNSDEKKISVNLTDFNFYEIEKKELTYIEISPCKSYMSICDSFCNIYIYKILINDFLFLSKLDIYSTSTTIIKSIIWIKKKKKEEGKHFNFSNIDINDYILGISTICGSIIFYDINSKNIIYKIITNASISSCKLNNSLEYFGICNLNGYFYLFNIYKNEEGKIYNCFDKFYDTYIKNNKYGINNKYEMNNNIEYITNKRIKLSTDIDHLVDQYDERENITINNNNNDNNNNNDNNNYNNNNNYNNNNNNNNDDDDVSNLSNHVTTDNFNNMNHLNDSYAEENDMFNIYIKNKFKCKEKLVCLYFMDHLKKRSYLLEKLNERIRRKEEHKKIMKKRKSINGKLSGSNYDDTDGKGGKDGKGGKDGKDGKDGKDDDDDDDDDDDNDNDNDDDDDDDNDNDNDNHNDNDDHIKRIYSVDKFPSHKQDDLKKNERKLKRHIKSIEESFYNYNHYVLLGSENSRIYKYNLSNNKYIGEFVSMNKNCIIWDVIYIYRTDEVICVDNNGSLIIFDNENYSIKYHFNNHNYKCISLSKSFNEEYIFSAGVDRHIIKYTLRSMGKNFKINNSYYKNRNYNNQHDNNDNNMISYNDENDDDDDINHPINNNINIIQHMNNPKELFFYNKIKKSRKTNKKWCFTCKQSAHIADIKKMVILNNNFILTISDDLTFCFYRIENNKKIYYSIRNIVSNTSMLYFSSNLKNILCVYSKQINIYYNNNYDAEKNINEKKQTYEKNKLNNKQIESTNMCFIKTSNYKHIANITFEKNEFINICKTNKKFNKIACLTNKKFSIYNFNMTNMKIYNYDISKLNFFRVYDFDFLNNDTLIVSIIRVNYDDMSKNMNSYNISQNLNHANMSNYINIDQLHIRDDYIITGKNNQQNYILSNYNNNNNNKYNNNNNNNNKYNNKYNKNNYFINNNYYNINQNLSMYQKYFTYHLVIYNIKKKKIKEELKVNNILYNFKPYYQKRLILCSDFMKNIYIFFKNSKKSSLKNCVILDEYNLFQHKNNSIWLFYFVVENFLFIVTLNNSIFIYTIDFNMKKIYFLKRTSIKNFHFNHFNEILLMNLNKEYKGTCEDDSSSETEEKSNTNKANVETSADGLCNKNHNIHGEDIDNISKNVKQSTHNTQLGYLKYNYCLILKSLNKIELVSLNIFDDSHIEIKVSNAENLLKYNNNTFNQYYISSLNFKYNFLNIKQMYYQNKNIYTMIKKELKKTCTHNDEHMLNDKEHTWSYEQHQKNSEHTNNKNIHYDVINLSFKKYIELKKKNIINVHFIYTRENNIIVFICVPKNIDNTLIHVADTKKYTMSM, from the coding sequence atgaagTGCTCAGCTTACGAAAATAAAACAGAGGAGGATACATGTAAAGGTGATAATGTTCGTTATAATTCCAAAGGAGGAATATCAAAAGATTTGTTATATAGAAATAGTGATGAAAAGAAGATAAGTGTAAATTTAACGgattttaatttttatgaaattgaaaagaaagaattaacatatatagaaatatcTCCATGTAAAAGTTATATGAGTATATGTGATTcattttgtaatatatatatttataaaattttaataaatgattttttatttttatcaaaattagatatatatagtaCAAGCACAACAATTATAAAATCTATAATATggataaagaaaaagaaaaaagaagaaggtaaacattttaatttttcgAATATCGatataaatgattataTCTTAGGTATATCAACCATATGTGGaagtataattttttatgatataaatagtaaaaatattatatacaaaataataacaaatgCAAGTATAAGTAGTTgtaaattaaataatagtTTGGAATATTTTGGAATATGCAATTTGAATggttatttttatttattcaatatatataaaaatgaggaaggaaaaatatataattgttttgataaattttatgatacatatataaagaataacAAATATGGAATCAATAACAAATATGAAATGAATAACAACATAGAATATATAACGAATAAGAGAATAAAACTTTCGACAGATATAGATCATTTGGTAGACCAATATGACGAACGtgaaaatataacaattaataataataataatgataataataataataatgataataataattataataataataataattataataataataataataataataatgatgatgatgatgtATCAAACTTAAGCAATCATGTAACAACGGATAATTTTAACAACATGAATCATCTTAATGATTCTTATGCGgaagaaaatgatatgttcaacatttatataaaaaataaatttaagTGTAAAGAAAAATTGGTATGCTTATATTTTATGGATCATCTCAAAAAAAGAAGCTACTTGTTGGAGAAACTCAACGAGCGGATTAGGAGAAAAGAagaacataaaaaaataatgaagaagaGAAAATCTATCAATGGGAAGTTGAGTGGAAGTAACTATGATGATACAGATGGTAAAGGTGGTAAAGATGGTAAAGGTGGTAAAGATGGTAAAGATGGTAAAGATGGTAAAGATGACGATGAcgatgatgatgatgatgacgATAACGATAACGATAACGATGATGATGACGATGACGATAACGATAACGATAACGATAACCATAACGATAACGATGATCATATAAAGCGCATTTACAGTGTGGATAAATTTCCTTCCCATAAACAAgatgatttaaaaaaaaacgaaagaaaattaaaaaggCATATAAAATCAATTGAAGAATccttttataattataaccattatgttttattagGTAGCGAAAATTcaagaatatataaatacaatttatcaaataataaatatataggCGAATTTGTAAGTATGAATAAGAATTGTATTATATGGGATgttatatacatatacagAACAGATGAAGTTATATGTGTAGATAATAATGGATCGTTAATAATTTTTGATAATGAGAATTATTCAATAAAAtatcattttaataatcataattataaatgtatatcATTATCTAAATCATTCaatgaagaatatattttttcgGCAGGTGTTGATCgtcatattataaaatatacttTAAGAAGTATGGgtaaaaattttaaaataaataatagtTATTATAAGAATAGGAATTATAATAACCAACATGATAACAATGACAATAATATGATTAGttataatgatgaaaatgatgatgatgatgatataaatcatcctataaataataatataaatataatacaacatatgaataatccaaaagaattatttttttataataaaataaaaaaatcgagaaaaacaaataaaaaatggtGTTTCACATGTAAACAATCAGCACATATTGctgatataaaaaaaatggtcatattaaataataatttcatatTAACTATTAGTGATGATCTaacattttgtttttatagaattgaaaataataaaaaaatatattattcaataAGAAATATTGTAAGTAATACAAgtatgttatatttttcatccaatcttaaaaatattttgtgtGTATATTcaaaacaaataaatatatattataataataattatgatgccgaaaaaaatattaatgaaaaaaaacaaacttatgaaaaaaataaattaaataataaacaaatagAATCAACTAATATGtgttttataaaaacatccaattataaacatattgctaatattacatttgaaaaaaatgaatttataaatatctgtaaaacaaataaaaaatttaataaaatagcTTGTCTTAccaataaaaaatttagtatatataattttaatatgaccaatatgaaaatatataattatgatatatcAAAGTTAAACTTCTTTAGGGTTTATGATTTTGATTTTCTAAATAATGATACATTGATTGTATCTATCATAAGAGtaaattatgatgatatgagtaaaaatatgaactcgtataatatatcacaAAATTTAAATCATGCGAATATGagtaattatataaatatcgACCAGCTACACATTAGGgatgattatataattacagGAAAGAATAATcaacaaaattatatattgtcaaattataataataataataataataaatataataataataataataataataataaatataataataaatataataaaaataattattttattaataacaattattataatattaatcaAAATTTATCCATGTAccaaaaatattttaccTATCATCTagttatttataatatcaaaaagaaaaaaattaaagaagaattaaaagtaaataatattctttataattttaaacCATATTATCAGAAAAGATTAATTTTATGTTCTgattttatgaaaaatatatatatattttttaaaaactCAAAAAAAAGCtctttaaaaaattgtGTCATATTAgatgaatataatttatttcaaCACAAAAATAATTCGATTTGGTTATTTTACTTTGTGGTGGAaaatttcctttttattgTAACATTGAATAattctatatttatttatactatCGATTTcaatatgaagaaaatatattttttaaaaaggaCTAGTATCAAgaattttcattttaatcACTTTAACGAAATTTTACTGATGAATTTAAATAAGGAATATAAAGGAACATGTGAAGACGATAGCTCTTCGGAGACAGAAGAAAAGAGTAACACCAATAAAGCAAATGTAGAAACTTCTGCGGATGGattatgtaataaaaacCATAATATACATGGTGAGgatatagataatatatctaaaaATGTAAAACAATCAACACACAATACACAACTCGgatatttaaaatataactATTGCTTGATCTTAAAAAGTTTGAACAAAATTGAATTAGTATCATTAAACATATTTGATGATTCGcatatagaaataaaagTATCTAATGCagaaaatttattaaaatataacaataatacttttaatcaatattatatatcctcattaaattttaaatataatttcttaaatattaaacaaatgtattatcaaaataaaaacatttatacaatgataaaaaaggaattaAAGAAAACATGTACACACAATGATGAACACATGTTAAATGACAAGGAACATACATGGTCATATGAACAACATCAAAAAAATTCTGAacatacaaataataaaaatattcattatgATGTTATTAATCTTTcattcaaaaaatatattgaactaaaaaaaaaaaacattattaatgttcattttatatatacacgtgaaaataatattattgtattCATATGTGTAcctaaaaatatagataatacCTTAATACATGTGGCAgacacaaaaaaatatacaatgTCTATGTGA
- a CDS encoding histone H3-like centromeric protein CSE4, putative has protein sequence MVRTKKNIPNHNPLNAFNKDKSFKTNKTLPNRAVHHGISSKTTNINRPSVNRGGINQVAQKNLHRTNIRKPHRYRPGVLALKEIRAYQASTQLLIPKIPFVRVVKEITRLFELPDEQFRYTPEALLALQTASEAYLVSLFEDAYLCSLHANRVTLMPKDIHLARRIRGRD, from the coding sequence atggtgagaacaaaaaagaatatacCAAATCATAACCCCTTAAATGCATTTAATAAGGACAAGTCATTTAAAACAAACAAAACATTACCAAATAGAGCAGTACACCATGGAATTAGTTCCAAGACTACTAATATAAACAGACCAAGTGTAAATAGAGGAGGTATAAATCAAGTTGCACAAAAAAACTTGCACAGGACAAATATAAGGAAACCCCATAGATACAGACCAGGTGTATTAGcattaaaagaaataagaGCATATCAAGCATCGACTCAATTATTAATACCTAAAATTCCATTTGTTCGAGTAGTAAAAGAAATTACAAGATTATTTGAATTACCAGATGAGCAATTTCGTTATACACCGGAAGCATTATTAGCTTTACAAACAGCATCAGAAGCTTATTTGGTTAGTTTATTTGAGGATGCTTATTTATGTTCATTACATGCAAACAGAGTAACACTTATGCCCAAAGATATTCATTTAGCTAGAAGAATACGCGGAAGAGACTAA
- a CDS encoding hypothetical protein (conserved Plasmodium protein, unknown function) has product MPISLNSFKEEELISLEKGDLEPVLYKGSDIEFIYNKLNLGEGKLYILEKRLLWINENANKKNVTNFKELCTNNIYLNHYEKNRNFYLHLLNEVNNISIDSSNIALHAITSDKKICDNSCVYIQLNTDISDHLENWKNDEPVQRIIKSEQTNDDEENSDTDNDLPYDEISTPEILLVSKNSTDNDLIFRNMSNMDNSNNEDEEINEEEDEEEEVEGSVVEDEENEDEDNK; this is encoded by the coding sequence ATGCCTATATCATTAAATAGTTTTAAAGAAGAAGAGCTTATCTCCTTAGAAAAAGGGGATCTTGAGCctgttttatataaaggAAGTGATATTGagtttatttataataaattaaatttagGTGAAGggaaattatatattcttgAAAAACGTTTATTATGGATAAATGAAAATGcgaacaaaaaaaatgttacGAATTTCAAAGAATTATGcacaaataatatatatttaaacCATTATGAGAAAAATAGAAATTTCTATCTACACCTTTTAAATGaagtaaataatataagtaTTGATTCATCTAATATTGCTTTACATGCCATAACATctgataaaaaaatatgtgaTAATTCTTGCGTATACATACAATTAAATACCGACATTTCTGACCATTTAGAAAATTGGAAAAATGACGAACCAGTGCAACGTATCATAAAGAGTGAACAAACAAATGACGATGAAGAGAATTCCGATACAGATAATGATCTTCCGTATGATGAAATTTCTACTCCTGAAATTTTATTGGTAAGTAAAAATTCAACAGATAACGATCTTATATTTCGAAATATGAGTAATATGGACAATTCtaataatgaagatgaGGAAATAAATGAGGAAGAAGACGAAGAAGAAGAAGTAGAAGGGAGTGTGGTAGAAGACGAGGAAAACGAAGATGAAGacaataaataa
- a CDS encoding hypothetical protein (conserved Plasmodium protein, unknown function), translated as MNNLLKHLIIKKRLNVNYWGVINKCSYSSKGTEYDIFENEKGLEKFHEFKVNKIIYQKDYKNYIKLYKLCNPEYSKLTIEKGNLFNFSIEWIFKSNNIVVRVENGECKKIKTFTYTLSLLQEKLNAYNIISKERYKEKEEKKKKKKKKKKKXXXXXXXXXXXXXXXXXXXXXXXXXXXXXXXXXXXXXXXXXKEEKKKKKKNNNNNNNNNNNNNNNIAIKSYDINNLKDIYNDEKKLLTRTVEENGNKYKSKINYVKLIKIWDTYLFFKEKKQLEEKKGYFEILKKSFLKAEFFEKNKKKDFEFFENILTSLLLKPSIFINVLNSLHFIFFVSPVSLQVKQKNDTSKENVNHLINFQVRKYILNYLFNIYYEKYIGLKNLYKTFDLHKSYKLKFCRKENGMFKFVSLDNIDVEKRGILLIKYYKNNKETYKKKHHDEDKLNTYNNDMYNNDMYNNDMYNNDMHNNDKHIDDMHNNDMHNNDMHNNDKHIDDIHIDDIHNNNTHVDDKEASSYLIGVVKNIRKIQSFCVLYMDIKKYKCNEEHPNMSSTLYEDIDINDEYYECFLNNINHINQSSHSNINTIIKQRELKNEDDKNNTLLFEAVPLTIQLTTISKRIKLSMLNIFDRKDFLNNNITRVLLNEENYMETEKGDEKVEQNKENKENHINKENHINKENQINKENQINKENQINKKNQINKENHINKENQINKENQINKENRINKENQINKENQINKENQINKKNQINKEKLKFNNLNNIFFKNSINYNYLIEEAINKFMENREREIQQLNIVDKDMIKKDQIIYKLYKSLKNDISQFNKMCNMYKNFDIYQKSALYDIVINEKRVPIHLVHGAPGSGKSELISFIIYMLTLEKKNNVFVGTNKHISVENIRNKLINLNLCLNRDHINISEHQKSYIYIDTIYQAFKIKDKKIKHLFIDEASSLSEYNSLICLNLNCDFIYAFGDEKQLTFHSLINEKKRLDINYLSIFEKLKRYEHIKNHFLLIQYRLIFPMFLFISFYFYNQKLIASKNIMDNYFKENRKIYDIFTAYERVPILFIDTYHENFNKQTFEQKVNYSYINHFEAQIILKLAEILMCTTNQKNVAVLTPYTSQKIYIQNMLENNYRDNTITLNQNMKQENNHFEYIKYQNVMNNSCNPFQRNHLFSIRQNGHSIETYNNNNNNNNNNINMNECPIMSNKNNKIQETDYIFEHNNINTSIYDNNNNTVKRTNNLLFNISNIKTQSTHNLESEEENNHSIYKNVHTIDSYQGCENNIIIISTVRSNDKNLLGFLNDEKRMNVLLTRMKKKIIIIGNSNTLKTNFFWKEFISFLDFFNSRKSVFTYPLQNVFR; from the exons atgaataatttattaaaacatttaataattaagAAAAGGTTAAATGTAAATTATTGGGgtgtaataaataaatgtagTTATTCATCGAAAGGTACGgaatatgatatatttgaaaatgaaaaaggTTTAGAGAAATTTCACGAATTTAaagtaaataaaataatatatcaaaaagattataagaattatataaaattatataaattatgtaaTCCAGAATATAGTAAACTAACTATAGAAAAAGGTAACTTATTTAATTTCTCTATTGAATGGATATTTAAgagtaataatattgtagTGCGTGTAGAAAATGGCGAgtgtaaaaaaataaaaacgTTTACGTATACATTGTCCTTATTACAAGAAAAGTTGAATGcatataatatcatatcaaaagaaagatataaagaaaaggaggaaaaaaaaaaaaaaaaaaaaaaaaaaaaaaaaaaaaaNNNNNNNNNNNNNNNNNNNNNNNNNNNNNNNNNNNNNNNNNNNNNNNNNNNNNNNNNNNNNNNNNNNNNNNNNNNNNNNNNNNNNNNNNNNNNNNNNNNNNNNNNNNNNNNNNNNNNNNAAAAggaggaaaaaaaaaaaaaaaaaaaaaataataataataataataataataataataataataacaacaacaTAGCTATCAAAAGttatgatattaataatttaaaagatatatataatgatgaaaaaaaacTTCTAACACGTACTGTCGAGGAAAACGggaataaatataaaagcaaaattaattatgtaaaattaattaaaatatgggatacatatttattttttaaagaaaaaaaacaattagaagaaaagaaaggatattttgaaatattaaaaaaatcattTCTCAAAGCAgaattttttgaaaaaaataaaaaaaaagactttgaattttttgaaaatatattaacatctttattattaaaacctagtatatttataaatgtgTTAAATTcattacattttattttttttgtgtcACCGGTTTCTTTACAAgttaaacaaaaaaatgatacGAGCAAGGAAAATGTTAATCATTTGATAAATTTCCAAgtaagaaaatatattttaaattatttgtttaatatatattatgaaaagTACATAGGTCTTaagaatttatataaaacgTTTGATTTGCATAAATCTTATAAATTGAAATTCTGTAGAAAGGAAAATGGCATGTTTAAATTTGTTTCCTTGGATAATATTGATGTGGAAAAAAGAGGCATACTTTTAATTAAGTATTATAAGAACAATAAAGAAAcgtataaaaaaaaacaccATGATGAAGATAAGTTGAacacatataataatgatatgtataataatgatatgtataataatgatatgtataataatgatatgcataataatgataaacATATTGATGATATgcataataatgatatgcataataatgatatgcataataatgataaacACATTGATGATATACATATTGAtgatatacataataataataccCATGTTGATGACAAAGAAGCGTCATCCTATCTAATAGGAGTcgtaaaaaatattagaaaaaTTCAATCATTTTGTGTTCTTTATAtggatataaaaaaatataaatgtaatgAAGAACATCCAAATATGTCATCAACATTATATGAAGATATAGATATTAATGatgaatattatgaatgttttttaaataacataaatcatataaacCAATCGTCGCACAGCAACATaaatacaataataaaacaaagAGAATTAAAGAATgaagatgataaaaataatacattacTTTTTGAAGCAGTACCCTTGACGATACAATTAACGACAATCTcgaaaagaataaaattGTCTATGCTAAATATTTTTGACAGGAAagattttttaaataataatattacgAGAGTTCTGTTAAATGAAGAGAATTATATGGAAACAGAAAAAGGAGATGAAAAAGttgaacaaaataaagaaaataaagaaaatcatataaataaagaaaatcatataaataaagaaaatcaaataaataaagaaaatcaaataaataaagaaaatcaaataaataaaaaaaatcaaataaataaagaaaatcatataaataaagaaaatcaaataaataaagaaaatcaaataaataaagaaaatcgaataaataaagaaaatcaaataaataaagaaaatcaaataaataaagaaaatcaaataaataaaaaaaatcaaataaataaagaaaaacttaaatttaataatttaaataatatattttttaaaaattccataaattataattatttaattgaAGAAGCAATAAATAAGTTTATGGAAAATAGAGAAAGGGAAATACAACAATTGAATATTGTAGATAAGGATATGATAAAGAAAGATCAAATCATATATaagttatataaaagtttaaaaaatgatatatctcaatttaataaaatgtgtaatatgtataaaaattttgataTTTATCAAAAGAGTGCGTTGTATGACATTgtaataaatgaaaaaaggGTTCCCATACATTTGGTTCACG gGGCACCGGGTAGTGGAAAGAGCGAACTAATATCCttcataatttatatgctaacattagaaaaaaagaacaacGTATTTGTAGGTACTAATAAACACATATCTGtagaaaatataagaaataaattgATAAACTTGAATTTATGTTTGAATAGagatcatataaatatatcagAACACCAAAAAtcctatatatatatagatacaATTTACCAAgcttttaaaataaaagataaaaaaatcaaacatttatttatagatGAGGCATCAAGTTTATCAGAATATAATAGCCTAATATGTTTAAATTTGAATTGtgattttatatatgcatTTGGTGATGAAAAACAGTTAACATTTCATAgtttaataaatgaaaaaaagagattagatataaattatttaagtATATTTgagaaattaaaaagatatgaacatataaaaaatcattttcttttaatacAATATAGATTAATTTTCCctatgtttttatttatatcattttatttttataatcaGAAATTAATTGCTtctaaaaatattatggataattattttaaagaaaatagaaaaatatatgatatatttacaGCATATGAAAGAGTAccaattttatttattgatACATATCatgaaaattttaataaacaAACATTTGAACAAAAAGttaattattcatatataaatcacTTTGAAGCTCAAatcatattaaaattaGCAGAAATACTTATGTGTACAACaaatcaaaaaaatgtaGCTGTTCTTACACCTTATACTAGccaaaaaatatatatacaaaatatgttagaaaataattacaGAGATAATACTATAACATTGAATCAAAATATGAAACAAGAAAATAATcattttgaatatataaaatatcaGAATGTTATGAATAATTCATGTAACCCTTTTCAAAGGAACCATCTTTTTTCAATACGACAAAATGGACATTCTATagaaacatataataataataataataataataataataatattaatatgaatgaatGTCCTATTATGTcgaataaaaataataaaatacaagaaacagattatatattcgaacataataatataaacacatctatatatgataataataataatacagTTAAAAGGACAAATAAccttttatttaatatatccaATATTAAAACACAATCAACTCATAATTTAGAAAgtgaagaagaaaataatcATTCCATTTACAAAAATGTACATACCATTGATAGTTATCAAGGTtgtgaaaataatattattattataagtaCTGTAAGATCAAATGATAAAAACCTACTTGGATTCttaaatgatgaaaaacgtatgaatgtattattaactcgaatgaaaaaaaaaattattattataggGAATTCTAATACATTAAAAACCAATTTCTTCTGGAAAGAATTTATATCGTTCCTTGATTTCTTTAATTCTAGAAAATCTGTTTTTACTTATCCGTTGCAAAACGTTTTTAGATGA